In a genomic window of Candidatus Acidiferrales bacterium:
- the sixA gene encoding phosphohistidine phosphatase SixA — MDLYILRHAIAGDSESFNGPDSERPLTKDGAKKMKHIAEELKKLKLRFDIILTSPFLRAKETAAIVAKEFHCENVLKFSSHLKVGGNPAALINEINTTYKKFDNIVLVGHEPYLSALISMLISGKKDLSITMKKGGICKLSTASLVYGRCATLEWLMAPAQVLKEN; from the coding sequence ATGGACCTCTATATCCTTCGCCACGCGATCGCTGGAGATAGCGAGTCGTTCAACGGCCCTGACTCGGAGCGTCCGCTCACGAAGGATGGCGCAAAAAAGATGAAGCATATCGCGGAAGAATTAAAGAAACTGAAGCTCAGGTTTGACATAATTCTCACGAGTCCATTCCTCCGCGCGAAAGAGACTGCCGCGATCGTCGCAAAAGAATTCCATTGCGAAAATGTCCTGAAGTTTTCATCCCACCTGAAAGTCGGCGGCAATCCTGCCGCACTAATTAATGAAATAAATACAACCTACAAGAAATTCGACAATATTGTTCTCGTCGGTCATGAACCATACCTGAGCGCCCTGATATCGATGCTCATCTCCGGAAAAAAAGATCTTTCCATCACCATGAAGAAAGGCGGCATCTGTAAACTTTCTACCGCGTCCCTTGTCTACGGCCGCTGTGCGACGCTGGAATGGCTGATGGCACCGGCGCAGGTGCTGAAAGAAAATTAG
- a CDS encoding CHAD domain-containing protein: protein MSKSLSKTDITTGITAAKPNGFAPKVNRGRIAGIPKPDTIQILLRSFGERHQIFANQLAKTRKRATEKAVHDLRVSTRRLIAVTDLVRIMIPGTDISKTRKQLKRLLSALSELRDVQVQIMTVRSFIGEFPALNLFLTLLMVREKQFLRRAHAELHSFLLKQIDDGIARTEERLQTVLADQLLRDAARSIVVGKLARTFSRAVQLKPAALSGKGNRIHRLRIAFKRFRYTVEALEAILPNVTTRTKKAMNAYQVRMGNIQDTDVLIASIRDHAKKHPRADQEQFRRLIDNLMNRRRELVLEFVSSVDELNLFWKKLGKVE, encoded by the coding sequence GTGTCAAAGTCGTTGTCGAAGACTGATATCACTACCGGGATTACCGCAGCAAAACCGAATGGCTTCGCTCCGAAGGTCAATCGAGGCCGAATCGCCGGGATTCCTAAACCGGATACAATTCAGATTCTGCTTCGCTCATTCGGCGAACGGCACCAGATTTTTGCCAACCAGCTCGCGAAGACGAGAAAGCGGGCGACCGAGAAGGCCGTCCATGACCTTAGAGTTTCGACAAGGAGGCTCATTGCAGTCACGGATCTTGTTCGCATTATGATCCCCGGCACGGATATCTCGAAGACGCGGAAACAATTGAAGCGATTGTTGAGCGCGCTAAGCGAACTCAGAGATGTGCAGGTCCAAATCATGACCGTGCGCAGTTTTATCGGAGAATTCCCTGCGTTGAATTTGTTCCTGACGCTGCTCATGGTGCGCGAAAAGCAATTCCTCAGACGCGCACACGCTGAGCTTCACAGTTTTCTGCTTAAACAGATTGACGATGGGATCGCCAGGACAGAAGAGAGACTCCAGACCGTTCTTGCAGACCAGCTTTTACGCGATGCTGCCCGCTCAATAGTCGTCGGCAAACTGGCGAGGACATTTTCCCGTGCAGTCCAATTGAAACCGGCCGCTCTCTCGGGAAAAGGAAATAGAATACACCGGCTGCGCATAGCCTTTAAGCGCTTTCGATATACCGTCGAAGCGCTGGAAGCCATTCTGCCGAACGTCACGACGCGAACGAAAAAAGCAATGAATGCATACCAGGTGCGGATGGGAAACATCCAGGATACCGATGTGCTGATCGCCAGCATTCGCGATCATGCCAAGAAACATCCGCGAGCCGACCAGGAGCAGTTCAGAAGATTGATTGATAATTTGATGAATCGAAGAAGAGAACTTGTGCTCGAGTTCGTTTCGTCGGTGGATGAACTGAATCTCTTCTGGAAAAAATTAGGTAAGGTTGAATAA
- a CDS encoding Ppx/GppA phosphatase family protein, with product MPNLAAIDVGSNAIRLSIASVDGERKLSSLENLREPVRLGQDVFAKGLITDNTLEQAVDAFKKFKEAIDRNGVNWSKAVATSAVREAANRDMFIDSVAQRCGIDIVVIEPEEEARLIHLAIASKVNLKNKTAMLIDIGGGSTEVTLTADGSIVSTESYRMGAVRLLQLLSSGVSGKEKRNGEKEFNQLVREYVESTQRRLKREIGGKKINICVGTGGNIETLGGLRKDLLGKERETSIELGELDAILKKLQALSFEERIQQLKMRPDRADVIVPASIILQQIAKLADVDEILIPKVGLKEGILINMVIDLYEETKHAYRDQVMASALEIGRKYFFDEQHGTSVARYAVELFDQTRNLHNLSLEHRLLLEVAALLHDIGNFISATDHHKHAQYLLAATPVIGLGQLQMAIIANVARYHRKSFPKQQHEAYSSLPSKDRVAVTKLAAVLRLADAMDNEHASRVESFSVEYKKPKFAIHLKGQGDLLLEKWALMKKAEMFEEVFGVKVVVED from the coding sequence ATGCCTAACCTTGCTGCCATAGATGTCGGGTCGAACGCAATCAGACTCTCCATCGCCTCCGTCGATGGAGAACGCAAACTTTCCAGCCTCGAAAATCTCCGCGAGCCGGTCCGCCTTGGCCAGGATGTATTCGCAAAAGGTTTGATAACCGACAACACGCTGGAACAGGCCGTCGATGCTTTCAAGAAATTTAAGGAAGCGATCGACCGCAATGGAGTAAACTGGTCGAAGGCAGTAGCGACAAGCGCAGTCCGTGAGGCGGCGAACCGAGACATGTTTATAGACAGTGTCGCCCAGCGATGCGGGATAGATATCGTCGTCATTGAACCTGAAGAAGAGGCGCGGCTTATCCATCTTGCAATAGCGAGCAAGGTGAATTTAAAGAACAAGACTGCGATGCTCATCGATATCGGCGGCGGAAGCACGGAGGTTACGCTGACGGCAGACGGCAGCATCGTCTCGACCGAAAGCTACAGGATGGGGGCCGTGCGCCTGCTCCAGCTTCTCTCGTCCGGGGTTTCAGGAAAGGAAAAAAGGAACGGTGAAAAAGAATTCAATCAGCTTGTAAGAGAATATGTCGAATCGACGCAGCGGCGGTTGAAGCGGGAAATCGGCGGAAAAAAGATCAACATCTGCGTCGGGACAGGCGGAAATATCGAAACGCTCGGCGGACTGCGGAAGGACTTGCTCGGAAAAGAACGGGAAACTTCGATAGAGCTCGGTGAGCTCGACGCCATCTTGAAAAAACTTCAGGCTCTCTCCTTCGAAGAGAGAATTCAGCAATTGAAAATGCGGCCCGACCGTGCCGATGTGATCGTCCCCGCCTCAATCATTCTGCAGCAGATCGCGAAACTTGCAGACGTAGATGAAATTCTCATCCCGAAGGTGGGATTGAAAGAGGGCATACTTATCAATATGGTGATCGATCTTTACGAGGAGACAAAGCATGCGTACCGCGATCAGGTGATGGCCTCAGCGCTCGAGATCGGCAGGAAATATTTCTTCGATGAACAGCATGGAACGAGCGTCGCGCGTTATGCCGTGGAGCTGTTCGATCAAACGAGGAACCTCCATAACCTCAGTCTGGAGCACAGGCTTCTTCTCGAAGTGGCAGCACTCCTCCATGATATCGGAAATTTTATCAGCGCGACTGACCACCACAAGCATGCGCAATATCTCCTGGCAGCGACGCCCGTCATCGGCCTCGGCCAGTTGCAAATGGCAATCATCGCTAACGTCGCACGCTACCATAGAAAATCGTTTCCTAAACAGCAGCACGAAGCTTACAGCTCGCTTCCATCAAAAGACAGGGTCGCAGTAACTAAGCTTGCCGCGGTACTGCGTCTCGCCGACGCGATGGATAACGAACATGCTTCAAGAGTCGAATCGTTTTCCGTCGAATACAAAAAGCCGAAGTTTGCGATTCATCTGAAGGGCCAAGGAGACCTTTTACTTGAGAAGTGGGCACTCATGAAAAAGGCGGAAATGTTCGAGGAGGTATTCGGTGTCAAAGTCGTTGTCGAAGACTGA
- a CDS encoding aspartate-semialdehyde dehydrogenase, with protein MKSYNVAVVGATGLVGRKMTQVLEEHDFPVKNLTPLASERSVGKEISFKGEKIKVRKLMPESFRGIEIALFSAGATVSKEFAPIAAKEGTVVIDNSSAWRMDPAIPLVVPEVNRDDIFKHHGIIANPNCSTIQMVVVLKPLHDEYKIKRVVVSTYQSVTGAGQKGIDQLDEELGKKQGNTKKFPHKIAFNCLPHIDVFREDGYTKEEFKMIFETTKIMGDDSIKVSPTCVRVPVFGGHSEAVNIEMEHSYELEDVIKLLKKSPGIIVEDDPSQNIYPMPLNAYDKDEVFVGRIRRDESAPNSLNMWIVSDNIRKGAATNAVQIAEELIKGRD; from the coding sequence ATGAAATCATATAATGTAGCAGTTGTAGGTGCGACAGGCCTTGTCGGACGAAAGATGACACAGGTTCTCGAAGAGCACGATTTTCCCGTGAAGAATTTGACACCATTGGCTTCGGAGAGGTCGGTCGGGAAAGAAATATCATTCAAAGGCGAGAAAATAAAAGTCCGGAAGCTGATGCCGGAGAGTTTCAGGGGAATCGAGATCGCACTGTTCTCTGCCGGTGCGACCGTCAGCAAAGAGTTTGCTCCGATCGCAGCAAAAGAGGGAACGGTGGTGATCGACAACTCCAGCGCATGGAGAATGGATCCTGCAATTCCGCTCGTCGTTCCGGAAGTGAACAGGGACGACATTTTCAAGCACCATGGAATCATCGCAAACCCGAACTGCTCTACGATACAGATGGTGGTCGTTCTGAAGCCGCTTCATGATGAGTACAAGATCAAACGCGTCGTCGTTTCAACCTATCAATCGGTGACCGGCGCGGGCCAAAAGGGCATCGACCAGCTGGACGAGGAGCTCGGCAAGAAACAAGGCAACACTAAAAAGTTTCCGCACAAGATTGCGTTCAACTGTCTTCCCCATATCGACGTGTTCCGTGAGGACGGATACACCAAGGAAGAGTTCAAGATGATTTTCGAAACGACGAAGATCATGGGAGACGACTCGATAAAGGTCAGCCCGACTTGCGTTCGAGTACCTGTGTTCGGCGGACACAGCGAGGCTGTGAACATCGAGATGGAACACAGCTATGAACTTGAAGATGTAATCAAGCTGCTGAAAAAATCGCCGGGAATAATTGTGGAAGACGATCCGTCACAAAATATTTATCCGATGCCGCTGAATGCTTACGACAAAGACGAGGTATTCGTCGGGAGAATCCGCCGCGACGAGAGCGCGCCGAACAGCCTCAACATGTGGATCGTTTCAGACAACATCAGGAAAGGCGCTGCTACCAACGCAGTTCAGATCGCAGAAGAACTGATCAAAGGAAGAGACTGA
- the lysA gene encoding diaminopimelate decarboxylase, with translation MKTTWNERSSFCTKIFSGIPAVSQARYSIKKVRDIIAMTDQITYRKNLLHIENIQAPDLAERYGTPLYVYSKNRITERFEMLSKAFHSVPNIKLLYALKANSNIEILKHIRSLGAGADTVSAGEVFLALKSGFPPESISLAGVGKTDQDINFALMRNVGTFTVESTQELKTISKCASTLDKTAKVLLRINPDVDARTHPHISTGLKENKFGIDIDHAEDAAELATKLKNVEFAGLHCHIGSQITEIEPFAEAAESFRKLVTRLKRSGIRVKQIDLGGGIGVQYKNALKHKSLPADKNGESVIDLRALAKVIKENLTLPGCEITIEPGRFIVAEAGVLLTRVLYRKVSSGRIFIVVDAAMNDMMRHALYSAYHQIVPVKVQRSKIEIVDVVGPVCESTDAFALQRKLPGVKRGDLLAIMTTGAYGFSLASNYNSRPKPAEVLVDNDYARVIRDRQSLEDLV, from the coding sequence ATGAAAACGACTTGGAACGAGCGGTCCAGCTTCTGCACAAAGATCTTTTCGGGAATTCCCGCGGTCTCTCAAGCGAGATATTCGATTAAGAAAGTCAGGGACATAATTGCAATGACAGATCAAATAACCTACAGGAAAAATCTGCTCCATATTGAGAACATTCAGGCCCCCGATCTCGCTGAGAGATACGGGACCCCGCTTTATGTTTACAGCAAAAATCGAATCACCGAAAGATTTGAAATGCTGAGTAAGGCATTTCATAGCGTACCGAATATCAAATTGCTCTACGCTCTCAAAGCAAATTCGAATATAGAAATCCTGAAACACATCAGGTCTCTCGGTGCCGGCGCGGACACCGTTTCGGCAGGCGAAGTATTTCTCGCATTGAAAAGCGGCTTTCCGCCCGAATCCATCTCGCTCGCAGGCGTCGGCAAGACGGATCAGGACATCAACTTCGCGTTGATGCGAAATGTCGGGACATTCACCGTCGAGTCAACTCAAGAACTAAAGACCATTTCAAAGTGCGCATCCACGCTGGACAAGACCGCAAAGGTGCTCCTCAGAATAAACCCCGATGTCGATGCGCGCACTCATCCGCATATCTCCACGGGACTCAAAGAGAACAAGTTCGGCATCGATATCGACCACGCTGAAGATGCGGCTGAGTTGGCGACAAAACTGAAGAATGTCGAATTCGCCGGACTCCATTGTCATATAGGATCGCAGATAACGGAAATCGAGCCGTTCGCCGAAGCGGCAGAATCTTTCCGCAAATTGGTGACAAGGCTGAAGAGATCGGGTATCCGTGTGAAACAAATCGATCTCGGCGGCGGCATCGGGGTACAATACAAGAATGCACTCAAGCACAAATCTCTGCCGGCGGATAAAAACGGAGAGTCGGTGATCGATCTGCGTGCTCTCGCGAAGGTAATCAAAGAGAATCTTACTCTTCCTGGCTGCGAGATCACGATTGAGCCGGGTCGATTCATTGTCGCGGAAGCCGGTGTTCTCCTGACGAGAGTTCTGTACCGGAAAGTTTCTTCCGGAAGAATATTCATCGTCGTTGATGCGGCGATGAACGACATGATGCGTCACGCATTGTATTCCGCATATCACCAGATCGTTCCCGTGAAAGTCCAGAGGAGCAAAATAGAGATCGTCGATGTTGTCGGACCGGTTTGCGAGTCGACGGACGCGTTCGCGCTCCAGCGCAAGCTTCCGGGCGTGAAAAGAGGAGACCTGCTGGCAATTATGACGACCGGCGCGTATGGATTTTCTCTTGCTTCAAACTACAACTCCCGTCCGAAACCTGCAGAGGTTCTCGTTGATAACGACTATGCGCGCGTGATCAGAGATAGACAGAGCCTTGAGGATTTGGTTTAA
- the lysC gene encoding lysine-sensitive aspartokinase 3, with translation MIVMKFGGTSVEDSAAILRLIEIVESEIPRRPIVVVSACAGVTNQLLKIAALSAEGKKEESNDLISAIRSRHDKLVDELMSSELPKNYLKGKISVYAHELRNLSQAISVLGEVSNRSRDAIASYGERLSSMITAQAMEENSIKAALVDAREYMITNETYTKAVPLFEIVGEKTKKALMPLVNGGYVVVTQGFIGASEKGITTTIGRGGSDYSAAIIGALLGAEEIQIWTDVDGVLTADPSIVTEARRIKKMSFNEASELAYFGAKVLHPMTILPAIEKNIPVYVRNSRNPSYRGTLISRSENHEECIVKSIVYKEHITLLNLVSSRMFMAHDFLEAVFAVFNKYKTIAHAVATSEVSISVAIDDTTKLEEMKKEFDEFAEVTSSSGKAIVCVVGENIRHSPGIVGKIFSAMDGIRVNMISQGASEINIGFVVDENDLERAVQLLHKDLFGNSRGLSSEIFD, from the coding sequence ATGATTGTAATGAAATTCGGCGGAACCTCCGTGGAGGATTCTGCTGCGATATTGAGATTGATCGAAATCGTCGAGTCGGAAATTCCGAGGAGACCTATTGTGGTTGTATCCGCGTGTGCCGGAGTTACAAACCAGCTTTTGAAAATCGCGGCTCTATCGGCGGAAGGAAAAAAAGAGGAATCAAACGACCTCATTTCTGCAATCAGGTCCAGACATGATAAACTGGTCGATGAGCTGATGAGCTCCGAGCTTCCGAAGAACTATCTCAAAGGGAAAATTTCCGTTTACGCGCATGAACTGAGAAACCTCTCCCAGGCGATCTCCGTCCTCGGCGAAGTTTCGAACAGGTCGCGCGACGCAATCGCTTCCTACGGAGAACGGCTGTCGTCGATGATAACCGCCCAGGCAATGGAAGAAAACTCTATTAAGGCGGCTCTCGTGGATGCGCGCGAGTACATGATAACCAACGAAACTTACACCAAGGCTGTTCCTCTCTTTGAAATCGTCGGAGAGAAAACTAAAAAGGCTTTGATGCCTTTGGTGAACGGCGGTTACGTCGTCGTGACACAGGGTTTCATCGGTGCGAGCGAGAAAGGGATTACCACGACAATCGGAAGAGGAGGATCGGATTACTCGGCAGCTATCATCGGGGCACTACTCGGAGCCGAGGAAATTCAAATTTGGACCGATGTTGACGGAGTCCTCACAGCCGATCCGTCTATAGTGACCGAAGCCCGCCGGATAAAAAAGATGTCGTTCAACGAGGCGTCCGAGCTTGCTTATTTCGGGGCGAAAGTTTTACACCCGATGACGATACTTCCTGCAATAGAAAAAAATATTCCGGTCTACGTCAGGAATTCGCGCAATCCATCATATCGCGGCACACTCATATCGAGAAGCGAAAATCACGAGGAGTGTATCGTTAAATCCATCGTTTACAAGGAGCACATAACCCTCTTGAACCTGGTCTCAAGCCGTATGTTCATGGCGCACGATTTCCTTGAAGCCGTTTTTGCCGTGTTCAATAAATATAAGACTATCGCTCACGCAGTGGCGACCAGCGAAGTCAGCATCTCCGTCGCGATCGATGATACGACAAAATTGGAAGAAATGAAGAAGGAGTTCGATGAATTCGCAGAAGTCACCTCTTCAAGCGGCAAGGCAATAGTCTGCGTAGTCGGCGAGAATATCCGCCACAGTCCCGGTATCGTGGGCAAAATCTTTTCCGCGATGGATGGGATCAGAGTGAACATGATTTCCCAGGGCGCCTCGGAAATTAATATCGGCTTCGTAGTGGATGAAAACGACTTGGAACGAGCGGTCCAGCTTCTGCACAAAGATCTTTTCGGGAATTCCCGCGGTCTCTCAAGCGAGATATTCGATTAA
- a CDS encoding site-2 protease family protein: MLSELYILPILLFSVIVHEICHGYAALKLGDPTARDMGRLTLNPIPHIDLVGSIIVPLFSLLMAGQILIAWAKPVPVNPMNLSNYRRDNVIVSSVGPISNLMMAIACSIITIFLLKISPLVGGVSPKFIEFLLRMFSGGIYLNVMLGIFNLIPIPPLDGSHVLSAFLPDEAAETYSRVGFAGILLIIFLMRVPAFHEAFNATIQFFYAPLYQLVVSFA, encoded by the coding sequence ATGCTCAGTGAACTATACATTCTACCTATTTTGCTCTTTTCCGTAATCGTACACGAAATCTGTCACGGATATGCTGCGCTGAAGCTGGGTGATCCGACAGCCCGCGACATGGGACGGCTCACACTCAACCCTATCCCCCATATCGATCTCGTAGGCTCGATAATAGTTCCGCTCTTTTCGCTTCTGATGGCGGGACAAATACTGATCGCCTGGGCGAAGCCCGTTCCGGTCAATCCCATGAATTTGTCCAATTACAGGCGCGACAATGTAATCGTCTCTTCGGTCGGCCCAATCTCGAATTTGATGATGGCGATCGCCTGTTCCATCATAACGATTTTTCTACTGAAAATTTCTCCGCTTGTCGGCGGTGTGTCGCCAAAGTTCATCGAGTTTCTATTAAGGATGTTCTCCGGCGGAATTTATCTCAACGTCATGCTTGGAATATTTAACCTGATTCCGATTCCGCCGCTGGACGGGTCGCACGTGTTAAGCGCTTTTTTGCCGGATGAAGCGGCTGAGACCTACAGCAGAGTAGGCTTTGCAGGAATTCTTTTGATTATTTTTTTGATGAGAGTCCCTGCTTTCCATGAGGCTTTTAATGCAACGATACAATTCTTTTACGCACCGCTGTACCAGCTTGTTGTTTCGTTTGCATAG
- the xerD gene encoding site-specific tyrosine recombinase XerD: MSVPELNKKISNQLDLFFEFMKFEKGLSDNSIASYRNDLNRYAGYVETHGIIGLNEISRPEVRSYFKSLFDLGLKQSSIARNFSAVKNLHRFLVFRKISEIDPTTNLDRPKPSKRLPVVLNRAEIERLIKAPDTNEKLGIRDRAIIETLYATGMRVSELVNLKKRDLIKSENVLRVFGKGSKERIVPIGDIALQWIARYDSTVRNDLMRHKTNTGDFLFLNFRGGKISRISVWRFLQKYARDASIKKKIHPHTLRHTFATHLLEGGADIRAVQEMLGHSDIGTTQVYLHLDRNYLKAVLDRFHPRGRHAQ, encoded by the coding sequence GTGTCTGTACCGGAACTAAACAAGAAAATATCCAACCAGCTTGATCTGTTTTTCGAATTCATGAAATTCGAAAAAGGGTTGTCGGATAACAGCATTGCATCTTACCGCAACGACCTGAATAGATACGCCGGATATGTTGAAACCCACGGCATCATTGGACTCAACGAAATTTCGAGACCCGAAGTGAGAAGCTACTTTAAGTCATTATTCGATCTCGGATTGAAACAGAGCAGCATCGCACGGAACTTTTCCGCTGTAAAGAATCTCCACAGGTTTTTAGTCTTCAGGAAAATTTCGGAAATCGATCCGACGACAAATCTTGATCGACCGAAACCGTCAAAAAGACTTCCGGTTGTTTTAAACAGAGCGGAAATTGAGAGACTCATAAAGGCTCCCGATACTAACGAGAAACTTGGCATCCGCGATCGTGCTATCATAGAAACCCTTTACGCGACAGGCATGAGGGTGAGCGAGCTTGTTAATCTCAAGAAAAGAGATTTAATTAAGAGCGAAAATGTGCTCCGAGTTTTCGGAAAAGGCTCCAAGGAGAGAATTGTGCCGATCGGCGACATCGCACTCCAATGGATCGCGCGTTATGATTCTACGGTACGAAACGATTTGATGCGACACAAAACAAACACGGGCGATTTCCTTTTCTTAAATTTCAGAGGAGGAAAAATTTCGCGAATTTCCGTCTGGAGATTTCTGCAGAAGTACGCTCGTGATGCGAGCATCAAGAAAAAAATCCACCCGCACACTTTGCGACACACATTCGCTACTCACTTGCTGGAAGGCGGCGCGGACATCCGCGCGGTACAGGAGATGCTGGGACACAGCGACATCGGAACAACGCAGGTATATTTACATTTGGACAGAAACTATTTGAAAGCAGTGCTCGACAGGTTTCACCCAAGAGGAAGACATGCTCAGTGA
- a CDS encoding HDIG domain-containing protein, whose protein sequence is MPDMRQKIGSLLQKIAGVNKETSAWVKILIFLAVVAVITLLAPSQNQITVNYDVGTIWTHEDVIAPFSFAIYKEDSEYEKEIGQAAARVYPVFNKMTVGVYQIDSTASTLMKIRAAVGLLKKLEREGKGKTFGRDSVALQDLFQELPYKFSDPDWHQLMMSSIRDPLFLNRLEKLIPPINSIVASAYMTGIIDRAREQTGSSVISVREQNSETPVSIGQVLTIQDVAGQVYQQANDILRGDTAASEIVAAAVMAQVKPNLIFDSTQTRREINAAIDLVPRTVGFVKENERIISKHDRITGDTKLKLDSLEKAMRERTDAADILLQFAGKFVLVFAVIGLLSIYLFLFRKRIFYNNKLLSIIAVLLIFEALLMYFAFTAQTALPVEYLVLVPVASMIVAIIFDSRVAFQTTVAVALLVGAMKGNDFGAAFTSLIAGALAVYTVRDIKNRTQIFRSLVFIFVGYSISTLAISFQKVEDTSTILAEFSLIAVNSILSPIITFGLLIFFEKVFNIATDLTLLELSDFNQPLLRELSQKAPGTFHHSIIVGTLAEKAAEAVGANPILARVGAYYHDIGKILRPEYFVENTMDHDKSKHEWLPPDVSVQMVVSHVTDGIDLAKENHLPQRVIDFIPMHHGTTLVAYFYGKALRRPFATGDVSEEDYRYDGPKPRSKETAIVMLADSVEAATRSLQEKSLENVEAMMEDIVKSRYEEGQLDNTDLTFSDLTRIKESFLSVLSGIYHRRIEYPDQSGEPSGLEKSPGGFYQDESTDRIPEPVGELRQSEIDALAPPVVQKKKRTAHHPHSVHHSTDKRSKGNKRKH, encoded by the coding sequence ATGCCTGATATGCGACAGAAAATCGGGAGTTTGCTTCAAAAAATTGCCGGCGTAAACAAGGAAACCAGCGCATGGGTTAAGATTTTGATTTTCCTAGCGGTGGTAGCGGTTATTACTTTATTAGCGCCATCACAGAACCAGATCACGGTTAACTACGATGTCGGGACAATATGGACACATGAGGATGTAATCGCTCCTTTTTCTTTTGCGATTTACAAAGAGGACAGCGAGTATGAGAAAGAGATCGGACAGGCGGCGGCGCGCGTCTATCCTGTATTTAACAAGATGACTGTCGGAGTGTATCAAATTGATTCAACAGCTTCGACGCTGATGAAGATAAGAGCCGCCGTCGGGCTCTTGAAAAAACTCGAGCGCGAGGGAAAAGGGAAAACTTTCGGCCGCGATTCGGTAGCACTGCAAGATCTTTTTCAAGAACTGCCTTATAAATTTTCCGATCCTGACTGGCATCAGCTGATGATGAGCAGCATCAGAGATCCCCTTTTTCTCAACAGGCTGGAAAAGCTGATACCGCCCATAAACTCGATCGTCGCAAGCGCCTATATGACAGGTATCATAGACAGAGCGCGCGAGCAAACCGGCTCGAGCGTGATATCGGTCCGGGAGCAAAACTCCGAAACCCCGGTCTCAATCGGCCAGGTGCTGACGATTCAGGACGTGGCCGGCCAGGTTTACCAACAGGCGAACGATATCCTCAGAGGCGACACGGCCGCATCGGAGATCGTTGCAGCCGCTGTCATGGCACAAGTAAAACCGAATCTTATTTTCGACAGCACCCAGACTCGGCGAGAAATCAATGCTGCAATCGATCTGGTGCCGCGTACCGTCGGCTTCGTGAAGGAAAATGAAAGGATCATCAGCAAACATGATCGTATCACCGGTGATACAAAGCTGAAGCTTGACTCGCTCGAGAAGGCGATGCGTGAAAGGACCGACGCCGCGGACATCCTTCTCCAATTTGCAGGAAAATTCGTTCTGGTATTTGCGGTAATCGGACTGTTGAGCATCTACTTGTTCCTTTTCAGAAAAAGAATTTTTTACAACAACAAATTGCTCTCGATCATAGCAGTGCTTTTGATCTTCGAAGCGCTACTCATGTATTTTGCATTCACGGCTCAAACCGCACTGCCAGTAGAATATCTTGTGCTCGTGCCTGTCGCATCCATGATAGTTGCGATTATCTTTGACTCACGCGTAGCATTCCAGACCACCGTCGCCGTCGCTCTGCTCGTTGGAGCGATGAAAGGCAACGACTTCGGCGCAGCATTCACATCTCTTATTGCGGGTGCGCTTGCCGTATATACCGTGCGGGATATCAAGAATCGCACGCAGATTTTCAGAAGCTTGGTTTTTATTTTCGTGGGTTATTCCATCTCGACGCTCGCCATTTCGTTCCAGAAAGTTGAAGATACTTCGACAATCCTTGCGGAATTTTCACTCATAGCAGTTAACTCGATACTATCGCCGATCATCACGTTCGGGCTCCTCATATTTTTCGAGAAGGTATTCAACATCGCAACCGACCTTACGCTTCTGGAATTGTCGGATTTTAACCAGCCTCTTCTTCGGGAGTTGTCCCAGAAGGCGCCAGGTACTTTTCACCATTCCATAATCGTAGGAACCCTTGCCGAAAAAGCGGCCGAAGCCGTCGGTGCAAACCCGATACTTGCACGCGTCGGCGCTTATTACCATGACATCGGTAAAATTCTGCGCCCCGAATATTTCGTCGAGAACACCATGGATCACGACAAATCAAAGCATGAGTGGCTTCCCCCGGATGTCAGCGTTCAAATGGTTGTGTCCCATGTGACCGATGGGATCGACCTGGCAAAGGAGAACCACCTTCCGCAGCGAGTCATAGATTTCATCCCGATGCATCATGGCACGACTCTCGTCGCCTATTTTTATGGCAAGGCTCTCCGGAGGCCGTTTGCGACAGGCGACGTAAGCGAGGAAGATTACCGTTACGATGGGCCAAAGCCGCGCTCGAAAGAAACGGCCATAGTGATGCTCGCCGATTCCGTAGAAGCGGCCACGCGTTCGCTGCAGGAAAAGAGCCTGGAGAACGTTGAAGCCATGATGGAGGACATTGTCAAGAGCAGGTACGAAGAGGGACAGCTCGACAATACCGATTTAACCTTCAGCGATTTAACGCGAATAAAGGAAAGTTTTCTGTCGGTTCTATCCGGCATCTACCACAGGAGAATCGAGTATCCCGATCAGTCCGGCGAACCATCCGGACTCGAGAAATCTCCCGGCGGATTTTACCAAGATGAATCCACCGACAGAATCCCCGAACCTGTCGGCGAGCTAAGGCAAAGTGAGATCGACGCCCTTGCCCCGCCGGTTGTGCAGAAAAAAAAGAGAACAGCTCATCATCCTCACTCCGTACATCATAGTACAGATAAACGTTCAAAAGGGAACAAGCGAAAGCATTGA